GGCGGCGACCCGCCCGGGCCTCAGCCCTGTCGGTCCCGACACCACCAGGTCCTTGCCCTCGGCCTCGGCGCGGACGCCGAAGCCGTCGAGCAGCTTGATGAGCCGCTCCGGGCTGTCTCCCGCGGCGCCGCGCAGGCGGCTGGCGCCCTCGGCCTGGGACGCGGCCACGGCCAGCAGCGCAGGGTCAGCGGAGGCCTCTTGCCAAGGCAGGTCGGCTCCGCAAAGCCTCAGCCTGCGGACCCGGAGCCCGGCCGCGTGCCAGTCCGCCCGCAGGCCCATGCGGCAGAGCGCTCCAAGGACCCCAGTGCTGGCGTCCTGCGGGGTCAGCCCTTCGATGAAGATCTCGCCGCCCGCGGCTAGGCCCGCTGCCAAGGCCCAGAACGCGGCCCAGGAAAAGTCCGGCGGCACGGCCAGGCGCGTCCCCGCGAGGTTCCTCCCGCCCAGGACCGTGCAGGTGAAGCCTGCGCTGCGCACCTCGGCCCCGAACAGGGCCAGCAGCCCCTCCAGGCGCGGGTCGGACGGGAACGGCTCTGCGACGGAGGTCTCCCCGATGGACATGGTCCCGGCCAGCAGGACCGCGGCCTTAAGATGTCCGCAGGGCCGCTGCATGACGTGCCGGGCCGCCTTGAGCGCTCGGCCCAGCACGCAGACCGGGACGGTGTCTCCGGGGCCGTGCAGGTGGATGGAGGCGCCCATCTTGCGCAGGGCAACCGCCACCTCGGACAGGGAGACGCGCTGTAGGCCTTCCTCGCCGGAGATGTCGGCCGCGATGGGGTTGGCCGCAATGACTCCCATGAGCAGGCTCGCGGTGGCTACGGAGTCTCCGGCCTTCAGGCAATGCTTGGGCTGGGCCAGCCCCCGCCAGCCCAGGCCGCGGACCGCGGTCTGCTCGCCGTCTGGCGAAGGGGTGATGGTCACGCCCAGCTCCGTCAGGCAGGAGCACGTGCAATGGACATCGAGAGACGGCGGCAGCCTCTCCAGGACCGTATGCCCTCCGGCCATGGCCCCCAGCAGCAGGGCCGTGTGGGCGAGAGTCTCGTCCGCGGGAGGCCTGAGCCTCCCGCGCAAGGGCAATCCGCCGCTGATCTTAATCCTGTCCATGGCGCTCCGGCAGACCGGACGTCCGGTCGTTCAGGTGAACAGTTCCAGGTGCGTGTGGATCCCGGCCCGCCGCGCCCGCCGCACAGCCTGATCGAAGACCCGCTCGGCCTCATTGGTGCGGCCCTTGGCGTGCAGCAAGGTAGCCAAGGACGTCTCCGAGAGCACGATCCCCCGGGTCTCCCCCCCCTTCGCGAAGCCCGCCAGGGCGGCACGGAACGTCTTCTCAGCCGGCCCCAACTCCCCCCGCCGCAAGTGGATCTGCCCCAGCCCCCAGTCCACATAGGCCAGGTCCACCGGGTCGCCTATGCCCGTGTAGAGCGCGTGCGCCTTGACGTAATGTCTCTGCGCTTCGGCGAGCCGCCCCCGCTGACGGAGCACATTCGCCAGTCCGCAATGCGCGTACGCCTGGCCGAAAACGTCCTCGGTCCCGGCCATCGCCCGCAGGGCCCGCGAATAGAACCCCTCGGCCTCGGCGAAGCGCCCCTGGATGCGCGTCACCCCGCCCAAGCCGAACCAGGCATAGGCTTGGCCCGAGGCGTCGCCGGCGCGGCGGCTCAACGCCAGGCCCTGCTGGAAAGCCCGCCGAGACCCCGCCAGGTCACCGGCGAAGCGCAGGGCCCCGCCTATCGCCCAGAGGACATAGCCCGCCCCCGCCCAATCGCGCTCCCGCTGGAAGCGCGCCAGGTGCCGCCGCAGCTTCCTCAAGCAGGGCCCGAAATCGCCCGCAGCCCGCTCGATGAGTGCCCCTTCCAGAGCGAAGCGCTCTTTCATCTCTTTGCCGGCAGCGACCTTGCTGCCCACCGCCCAATACCTCCGGGCCTCCGCCACCTCGCCTAGACTGCGCAGGCAAGCCACCAACCCTAGACAGCAGTCCAGCCAGGAAGCCCGGTCCGGAGCCGTCAGCCGATCCACGAGCCCCCGGTACAAAGACGCGGCGGCTGCCAGGAACCCCCGGTTGCGCAGGCACTCCGCCTTGAGCATATCCCCTTCCGGCCGGAACGCCGCCGGCAAAGGCCTGTCCAGGAGGGCCAAAGCCTCCTCGAAACAGCCTTCGTCCGACAGCTCCTTGGCCCGCTCCAAGCGCAGGGCCGCGGCGGAGACGTCATCGTTCTTGGACATGGTTGATCTTCTCCAGTTCTTCACGGATCATGCGGCGGATGCGGGCTGCGGGCTCCTGAGGAGCCGGCCTCTCCAGGGCGGCCGCATACAGCCGGGCCGCTTCGGCCCGGCGGCCAGAGCGCGCGCGGAGCCCGCCCAAGGTCAGATAGGCGGCAAGGCAATCAGGGTCCAGGGCGATCGCCCGCTCGAGGTCCTGCGCCGCCCCGGCCGCGTTGCCCATCATCTGCCTGGCCACGCCGCGGTCGTTCCAATACCGGGGATCCGCCGGGTGGTCGCGGACCAGGCGGTTCATGATGCGCAGGGCGTCCACGTATTGCCGGCCGTCCTGATACAGACGCGCCATCCGGAGGAGTTCCTCGGCGCCGGGTTGCAATCCTTCCGCCCGGGCCAGGGCTTCCCGGAGCCGGGCGCGCTCATGCCGCGCCGACGCGGCCGAGGCCAATTCCAGCACCAGATCCAGATCCCCGGGCTTGCGCTTCGCCCAGCGCTCCAAGGTCTCCAGCGACGGCCCCTGGCGCTCCGGCGGCGAGGCGCCCAGCCAGGTCCGACGGGACGCCAGGAAGGCGTCGCTGTCCCGATCCGCCTCGGCCAAGTCGAGGAAGCGGCAGGAGGCGTCCCTGGGCGCCGGGCAGCGGGCGCGGGCCCAGGCCTCCAGCTGGTAGTAGGCCATTGGCCCGCGCAGCGCAACCTCGTAGCTGCGCAGGGCACCGTCGAGGTCGCCCTGCGCGCAGAGGCACCGCGCCTGCTGGAGGCGGGCTTCGGTGAACGACGGCCAGGACCGCAGCGCCGCCTCATAAGAGGCGGCGGCAGCGGCGAGCCGCCCGGCCCGCAGTCCGGCCTCGCCGGCCTCGAACTCCGCGACGGCGGCGATGCAGCCGCCGATCTCCCGGCGCTCGGACATAGCCTGCGCCAAGCAGCGCCATTTGGACGCTTTCCAATCCTGATGGTCGTCCGTGAAGAAGGCGAAATAGTCGTCGGCGCGCGGTTCCGGCAGGCTCCGGGCCAAGGTCTCGCGCAGCCCCGGCAGCGCCTGCGGCGCCCGGGAGCGCGCCAGATTCAAGGACAGCAAGGACTCCACGCAGGGCCAGTCCAGCAGGACCTCACCGCCGCAGTACCGCAAGCCCCGGTCGATGGCGGCCAGCTCGTCGGCCGGAGGCCGCAGCGCGCGGGCCGCGCCGGGGAGCACCGGCGCCAGGACGAGCAAGGCCAGGGCCGCCGCGCCGAAGCCCGCCGCCCCGCCCGCCATGGAATCCAGGACTATCGCGGTCAGCCATGCCGCCCCCGGCATGGCGAGGAAGAGGTAGCGGCTCCCCACGCTCTGCACGTGAGCGGGCAGCCGGAAGGGGAGGATTCCGAGCACCGGTAGGATCCCCAGGACGTACCAAGCGGCGCAGAACGCGCAAAGGCCCCAATAGGATGCCGCGGGACGCCTCCTCAGGCAGAGCGGGAGGATGACGGCCAGCGGAAAAACCGGAGCATAGCAGGAGGCCTTGAGCGCCTCCCCCAGCCGCCGTCCCGCGTCCGCGAGCCGGGCCGCAGACCAGACAGTCTCGGGGACGGCCCAGGCCCTCCAAAGGTCCGCCCGGGCCCATAGACAGAACGCCCCGACCGCCAGAAGTCCGGCATAGGCGCGCAGGCGCGGCCTCCAGGCGCCGGGTGCGGCCCCGGACATTGCGTCGCAGCAGAGCAGGAACAAGGGGAACAGGAGCCCGCTCTCCTTGGAGAACGCGGCCAGCGCGTAGAGGACGCAGAGGCCGGCCGTCGCTGCCCAGCCCGCGCCTCTCTGGCGCGTGGCCAGATGCAACTGGAGACCGCTGAGGATGAAGAACGTGGCCAGGTAGTGGGGTACTCCCAGGCAGGACCAGCCCGCATGCATGGGATGGAGCAGATAGACGAGACCGGCCAGAGCCGCCCAAGGCGGCCTTCGGACCCAACGGACCGCGATCCAAGCCACCAAAGCGGCATCCGCCGCGTGCAAGACGATCTCGAGCCAGCGGAAGCCCTCAGGCCCGCCGGCCCGCAGCGGGCCGTAGATCAGCCAATAGGAGAGATTGGTCACGGGCTCGTAGCTGGAGAAGATTCCGACCCCGGCGGCCAGCCAGCGCAGCATGGCCAGCAGCCTGACCGGCCCGAGGTAAAACACCGTCATGGCGTTGAGGCTGTCCATATCCATGCGGCAGCT
This genomic stretch from Elusimicrobiota bacterium harbors:
- a CDS encoding tetratricopeptide repeat protein, whose translation is MSKNDDVSAAALRLERAKELSDEGCFEEALALLDRPLPAAFRPEGDMLKAECLRNRGFLAAAASLYRGLVDRLTAPDRASWLDCCLGLVACLRSLGEVAEARRYWAVGSKVAAGKEMKERFALEGALIERAAGDFGPCLRKLRRHLARFQRERDWAGAGYVLWAIGGALRFAGDLAGSRRAFQQGLALSRRAGDASGQAYAWFGLGGVTRIQGRFAEAEGFYSRALRAMAGTEDVFGQAYAHCGLANVLRQRGRLAEAQRHYVKAHALYTGIGDPVDLAYVDWGLGQIHLRRGELGPAEKTFRAALAGFAKGGETRGIVLSETSLATLLHAKGRTNEAERVFDQAVRRARRAGIHTHLELFT
- a CDS encoding tetratricopeptide repeat protein; protein product: MSRRAFAALLAACLLLSFALHLGTLHSCRMDMDSLNAMTVFYLGPVRLLAMLRWLAAGVGIFSSYEPVTNLSYWLIYGPLRAGGPEGFRWLEIVLHAADAALVAWIAVRWVRRPPWAALAGLVYLLHPMHAGWSCLGVPHYLATFFILSGLQLHLATRQRGAGWAATAGLCVLYALAAFSKESGLLFPLFLLCCDAMSGAAPGAWRPRLRAYAGLLAVGAFCLWARADLWRAWAVPETVWSAARLADAGRRLGEALKASCYAPVFPLAVILPLCLRRRPAASYWGLCAFCAAWYVLGILPVLGILPFRLPAHVQSVGSRYLFLAMPGAAWLTAIVLDSMAGGAAGFGAAALALLVLAPVLPGAARALRPPADELAAIDRGLRYCGGEVLLDWPCVESLLSLNLARSRAPQALPGLRETLARSLPEPRADDYFAFFTDDHQDWKASKWRCLAQAMSERREIGGCIAAVAEFEAGEAGLRAGRLAAAAASYEAALRSWPSFTEARLQQARCLCAQGDLDGALRSYEVALRGPMAYYQLEAWARARCPAPRDASCRFLDLAEADRDSDAFLASRRTWLGASPPERQGPSLETLERWAKRKPGDLDLVLELASAASARHERARLREALARAEGLQPGAEELLRMARLYQDGRQYVDALRIMNRLVRDHPADPRYWNDRGVARQMMGNAAGAAQDLERAIALDPDCLAAYLTLGGLRARSGRRAEAARLYAAALERPAPQEPAARIRRMIREELEKINHVQER